One window of Acidobacteriota bacterium genomic DNA carries:
- a CDS encoding homocysteine S-methyltransferase family protein produces the protein MDDIRERLARGEVILGDGAWGTLLMERGLRAGEPPELFNLDRPDVIEAIAALYLEAGAEIITTNTFGGSPLKLESFALADRAEEINVQAVAAVRRAVGDRAYVSASMGPTGRLRLPFGNTDPAQMAAAFERQAAALAGAGVDLFCVETMTDLDEATMAVAAIRAAAPRVPILATMTFEKTRRGFFTVMGVSIPAAANGLQAAGADIVGSNCGFGIETMVEIARAFKQHAGVPIAIQANAGLPVISHGATVYPETPDEVASRASELLAAGVQIIGGCCGTTPAHIRALRAVINR, from the coding sequence ATGGATGACATTCGCGAACGGCTGGCGCGGGGTGAGGTGATCCTCGGCGACGGGGCCTGGGGCACGTTGCTGATGGAGCGCGGACTGAGGGCCGGCGAACCGCCGGAACTGTTCAATCTCGACCGCCCCGACGTGATTGAAGCGATTGCCGCCCTGTATCTCGAGGCGGGCGCCGAGATCATCACCACCAACACGTTCGGCGGATCGCCGCTCAAGCTGGAGTCATTCGCTCTCGCGGACCGCGCTGAGGAGATTAATGTCCAGGCCGTCGCGGCCGTTCGCCGGGCGGTGGGAGACCGCGCCTACGTCTCGGCCTCGATGGGGCCGACCGGTCGGCTGCGGCTGCCGTTCGGCAACACCGACCCGGCGCAGATGGCGGCGGCGTTCGAGCGACAGGCGGCGGCGCTGGCCGGCGCGGGCGTCGACCTGTTCTGCGTCGAGACGATGACCGATCTCGACGAAGCCACGATGGCCGTCGCGGCCATCCGCGCGGCGGCGCCACGCGTCCCGATCCTCGCCACCATGACTTTCGAGAAGACGCGCCGCGGGTTCTTCACGGTGATGGGCGTCTCGATTCCCGCCGCCGCCAATGGACTGCAGGCCGCCGGCGCGGACATCGTGGGATCAAACTGCGGCTTCGGCATCGAAACGATGGTCGAGATTGCGCGCGCGTTCAAACAACACGCCGGCGTGCCCATCGCGATCCAGGCCAACGCGGGCCTGCCCGTCATCAGCCACGGCGCCACCGTGTACCCCGAGACGCCGGACGAAGTGGCGTCGAGGGCATCTGAACTGCTGGCCGCGGGCGTGCAGATCATCGGCGGATGCTGCGGCACCACCCCCGCCCACATCCGCGCCCTCCGCGCGGTCATCAACAGATAA
- a CDS encoding carboxypeptidase regulatory-like domain-containing protein has protein sequence MTSRRVRAFAVIAAGAAVLIVWGGARVSSADGVIGGRVDLRRSHVTIEERPNAASLGAASARPAELRPAVLYLDTAPRGAFEPDESVRATMKQLDQTFVPHVLAITVGTTVDFPNADLTFHNVFSLSKTKSFDLGRYARGLSKAVRFDRPGVVQVFCDIHSHMRAFILVFAHRFFAVTDGAGRYSITRVPPGSYTLAVWYEGDVRETRPVVVPERGGDVVADFVIR, from the coding sequence GTGACATCCCGTCGTGTTCGTGCGTTCGCCGTCATCGCGGCTGGTGCCGCCGTACTGATCGTGTGGGGCGGTGCGCGCGTGTCATCGGCGGATGGTGTGATTGGCGGCCGGGTCGATCTGCGGCGGAGCCACGTGACGATCGAAGAGCGTCCCAACGCGGCCTCGCTTGGCGCCGCCTCGGCCAGGCCTGCCGAACTGAGGCCGGCGGTCCTCTATCTCGACACCGCGCCTCGGGGCGCGTTCGAACCCGACGAGTCGGTGCGGGCGACGATGAAGCAGCTGGACCAGACGTTTGTTCCGCACGTGCTCGCGATCACCGTCGGGACCACCGTCGACTTTCCGAACGCCGACCTCACGTTCCACAACGTGTTCTCGCTGTCGAAGACCAAGTCGTTCGACCTGGGCCGGTATGCCCGGGGCCTGTCGAAGGCCGTCCGTTTCGATCGGCCCGGCGTCGTGCAGGTGTTCTGCGACATCCACTCGCATATGCGCGCATTCATCCTCGTCTTCGCCCATCGGTTCTTCGCTGTCACCGACGGGGCCGGACGCTATAGCATCACTCGCGTGCCTCCGGGTTCCTACACGCTGGCGGTGTGGTACGAGGGTGACGTGCGTGAGACCCGCCCCGTCGTCGTGCCCGAACGGGGCGGCGACGTCGTGGCCGATTTCGTGATCCGGTAA
- a CDS encoding trimethylamine methyltransferase family protein, translated as MRLLDDTLIQRIVGEARDILCKLGVEIHNKPILEMLAGHGADVNLEAWHARLTPDILDRALSTVAHSFKLYDAVGNQTHDFAGSNVYFTPGSAAIKVLDQDGVTSRKPTTDDYVKYAKVVSGLPNIASQSTALIPGDVHERISDSYRLYLSLLYGEKPVVTGAFTIEAFEVMKDLLLAVRGSAQALKDKPLAVFSCCPTAPIKWSDVTSQNLVDCARWSIPVEFISMPLSGFMAPVTLVGSLIQQTAETLSGIVISQLTSPGHPVLYGGSPAIFDVRYETTPMGAIETMMIDCANSEIGKSLGLPTQGYISLSDAKQLDAQAGLETGIGAVLAALSGINNISGPGMLDFESCQSLEKLVVDNEICGMTARLLRGIEPREDFPSLPLFQELLREKHLLIAKHTRRHLREQIAFPGPVIDRANQARWLEDGGLTLRDRAVREVSRLLAGYTPSRVSEQARRDLTAVMEREARRFGMTALPARER; from the coding sequence TTGAGATTGTTGGACGACACGTTGATCCAGCGCATCGTTGGCGAGGCGCGCGACATCCTCTGCAAGCTGGGCGTCGAAATCCACAACAAGCCTATCCTGGAAATGCTGGCCGGCCACGGCGCGGATGTGAATCTGGAGGCGTGGCACGCGCGCCTCACGCCTGACATTCTCGATCGTGCGCTCAGCACCGTGGCGCACTCGTTCAAGCTGTATGACGCCGTCGGCAATCAGACGCACGATTTCGCCGGCAGCAACGTCTATTTCACGCCCGGATCAGCGGCCATCAAGGTTCTCGACCAGGACGGCGTCACCAGCCGCAAGCCGACCACGGACGACTATGTGAAGTACGCCAAGGTGGTCAGCGGCCTGCCGAACATTGCGTCACAGAGCACCGCCCTGATTCCCGGCGATGTGCACGAGCGGATCTCAGACAGCTACCGTCTCTATCTCAGCCTGCTCTACGGCGAAAAGCCCGTGGTCACGGGCGCCTTCACCATCGAGGCGTTCGAGGTGATGAAGGACCTGCTGCTGGCCGTTCGGGGCAGCGCGCAGGCGCTCAAGGACAAGCCGCTGGCCGTGTTCTCCTGCTGCCCGACCGCACCCATCAAGTGGAGCGACGTGACGAGCCAGAACCTGGTCGACTGCGCCCGGTGGTCGATCCCGGTGGAGTTCATTTCGATGCCGCTCTCCGGGTTCATGGCGCCGGTGACACTGGTCGGCAGCCTCATCCAGCAGACCGCCGAGACGTTGAGCGGGATCGTGATCAGCCAGCTGACCAGTCCCGGACATCCGGTCCTCTATGGCGGGTCGCCGGCCATCTTCGACGTGCGGTACGAGACCACGCCGATGGGCGCGATCGAGACGATGATGATCGACTGCGCCAACAGCGAGATTGGAAAGTCGCTGGGCCTGCCCACACAGGGCTACATCTCGCTGAGTGACGCCAAGCAACTCGATGCGCAGGCGGGGCTCGAAACCGGGATTGGCGCGGTGCTGGCCGCGCTGTCCGGGATCAACAACATCTCGGGTCCGGGGATGCTCGATTTCGAGAGCTGCCAGAGCCTCGAGAAGCTCGTGGTCGACAACGAGATCTGCGGCATGACCGCGCGGCTGCTGAGAGGCATCGAGCCGAGGGAGGACTTCCCGTCGCTGCCGCTGTTCCAGGAACTGCTGCGCGAGAAGCATCTGCTGATTGCGAAGCACACGCGCCGGCACTTGCGCGAGCAGATCGCGTTTCCTGGCCCGGTGATTGACCGGGCGAACCAGGCGCGCTGGCTCGAAGACGGGGGACTGACCCTGCGCGATCGGGCCGTGCGGGAGGTGTCGCGTCTGCTGGCCGGCTACACGCCGTCGCGCGTATCGGAGCAGGCGCGGCGCGATCTGACCGCGGTGATGGAGCGCGAGGCCAGGCGCTTTGGCATGACGGCCTTGCCGGCGCGCGAACGGTGA
- a CDS encoding corrinoid protein: MDILAQIAEHLELGNDERVRDLTREAIDAGVPPARILDRGLIGGMNVVGEKFRVRDIFLPDVLLAAKAMYAGMDLVKPLLLKANIPTRGTVVIGSVHGDLHDIGKNLVGIMLKGAGFEVVDLGADVHAPAFVDAAVANGASIIGMSALLTTTMPVMKDVVDLVTSRGLRSSVKIMVGGAPVSADFAREIGADAYAFDAASAVDRARALVG, translated from the coding sequence ATGGACATTCTGGCGCAGATTGCTGAACATCTCGAACTGGGCAACGACGAGCGCGTGCGCGACCTGACCCGCGAGGCCATTGATGCGGGCGTGCCGCCCGCCCGTATCCTGGACCGCGGACTGATTGGCGGCATGAACGTGGTCGGCGAGAAGTTCCGCGTGAGGGATATCTTCCTGCCCGACGTGCTGCTGGCCGCCAAGGCCATGTACGCCGGCATGGATCTGGTAAAGCCGCTGCTGCTCAAGGCGAACATTCCGACCAGAGGGACCGTGGTCATCGGATCGGTGCACGGCGATCTGCACGACATCGGCAAGAACCTGGTCGGCATCATGCTGAAGGGAGCCGGCTTCGAGGTGGTTGACCTCGGCGCCGACGTCCACGCGCCGGCATTCGTGGATGCCGCCGTCGCCAACGGTGCGTCCATCATCGGCATGTCCGCGCTGCTGACCACCACCATGCCCGTGATGAAGGACGTCGTCGATCTCGTCACGTCGCGCGGCCTGCGATCGTCTGTGAAGATCATGGTGGGCGGGGCGCCCGTGTCGGCCGACTTCGCGCGGGAGATTGGCGCCGACGCGTACGCGTTCGACGCCGCCAGCGCCGTCGATCGCGCTCGCGCGCTGGTGGGGTAG
- a CDS encoding M20/M25/M40 family metallo-hydrolase, which produces MTLKRKLLVVGMTLAMAGMAVAAAVSVRAAGESINYGDLAKIKAEGLQRSQVMELCSWLSDVYAPRLTGSPMAQKGADWTVAKMKEFGLTNVKIEPWVNRNGFERGWTNDKFYLAFSSADGKFPIPGTPTAWTPGTKGLVTGGVVLVSAPREEEWLAFKGKLRGKWILTQDVPDVAAYWDPIAKRYTTEQLQTMELQAAPGPEFGVTPPGGGRGGQVGAPAAAQRGAAAAPAGAPANAAQPGPMPRSGQAAAAARNAFFFAEGALGTISTAPRGHGIYTIGGNRAADPATTLPAIAIDAEHYNRIARMLAKNVAVTIEADITNTFYPNPAVFNIVGELPGTDKADEIVMLGGHFDTWHAATGATDDNVGVAAMMEAMRILKATGVKLRRTVRIGLWEGEEQGLLGSREYVSAHFASRGAAPAVAGAPAAGAAPAGGGRGGPLGPLEFKPEYDKFSVYFNIDNGTGALRGVYLQGNDAVAPIFREWMEPFRGLGMTTITIRNTGGTDHQSFDGVGLPGFQFIQDEIEYSAMTHHTNLDTYERLQPNDVTRMATIAAGFAYLAANRDEKLPRKPMPAPGQGGRGRGGL; this is translated from the coding sequence ATGACACTGAAGAGGAAGTTGCTCGTTGTCGGGATGACACTGGCAATGGCCGGCATGGCCGTCGCAGCCGCCGTCTCGGTTCGCGCCGCCGGAGAGTCCATCAACTACGGCGATCTCGCCAAGATCAAGGCCGAGGGCCTCCAGCGATCGCAGGTGATGGAGCTCTGCAGCTGGCTGTCGGATGTCTACGCGCCGCGCCTGACCGGTTCGCCGATGGCGCAGAAGGGCGCCGACTGGACCGTCGCGAAGATGAAGGAGTTCGGCCTCACCAACGTGAAGATCGAGCCGTGGGTCAACCGGAACGGGTTTGAACGGGGATGGACCAACGACAAGTTCTACCTGGCATTCTCCTCGGCCGACGGGAAGTTCCCCATTCCCGGAACGCCAACCGCCTGGACGCCGGGCACCAAAGGACTGGTGACAGGCGGTGTCGTACTGGTCAGCGCCCCGAGGGAAGAGGAGTGGCTGGCATTCAAGGGCAAACTGCGTGGCAAGTGGATCCTGACCCAGGATGTGCCGGACGTCGCCGCCTACTGGGATCCGATTGCGAAGCGGTATACGACCGAACAATTGCAGACCATGGAATTGCAGGCGGCGCCGGGGCCGGAGTTCGGCGTGACGCCTCCGGGCGGGGGCCGGGGAGGCCAGGTTGGCGCACCGGCGGCGGCGCAGCGCGGTGCGGCAGCCGCTCCCGCAGGCGCGCCAGCTAATGCCGCGCAGCCGGGGCCGATGCCTCGCAGCGGTCAGGCTGCAGCCGCAGCCCGCAACGCATTCTTCTTTGCCGAAGGTGCCCTCGGCACGATCTCGACGGCACCGCGCGGCCACGGCATCTACACGATCGGCGGCAACCGCGCGGCCGATCCCGCGACCACGCTGCCGGCAATCGCGATCGATGCTGAGCACTACAACCGCATCGCCCGCATGCTGGCCAAGAATGTTGCGGTGACCATTGAGGCCGACATCACAAACACCTTCTATCCCAATCCGGCGGTCTTCAACATCGTCGGCGAGCTTCCGGGCACTGACAAGGCCGACGAAATCGTGATGCTCGGGGGCCACTTCGACACGTGGCATGCGGCCACCGGCGCCACCGACGACAACGTGGGCGTGGCTGCGATGATGGAAGCGATGCGCATCCTGAAGGCCACCGGCGTCAAGCTGCGCCGCACGGTCCGCATCGGACTGTGGGAAGGCGAAGAGCAGGGCTTGCTCGGGTCGCGCGAGTACGTGTCGGCGCACTTCGCGAGCCGCGGAGCCGCACCGGCGGTCGCGGGCGCTCCTGCGGCCGGCGCCGCGCCAGCCGGCGGCGGGCGGGGCGGCCCGCTGGGCCCGCTCGAGTTCAAACCCGAGTACGACAAGTTCTCCGTCTACTTCAACATCGACAACGGCACCGGCGCCTTGCGCGGCGTGTATCTGCAGGGCAACGACGCGGTGGCGCCCATTTTCCGCGAGTGGATGGAGCCGTTCCGCGGGCTCGGCATGACGACGATCACGATTCGGAACACCGGCGGCACCGATCATCAGTCGTTTGATGGCGTAGGGCTGCCAGGGTTCCAGTTCATCCAGGACGAGATCGAGTACAGCGCGATGACGCATCACACCAACCTGGATACGTACGAGCGGCTGCAGCCGAACGATGTGACGAGGATGGCGACCATCGCCGCGGGCTTCGCGTATCTGGCAGCGAATCGCGACGAGAAGCTCCCGCGCAAGCCGATGCCGGCTCCGGGCCAGGGCGGCCGAGGACGGGGAGGACTGTAG
- a CDS encoding alanine--glyoxylate aminotransferase family protein — MTDHVKLFIPGPGDVDDEVLAAMGQPVQRHYGPVWKATYGEAQTLLKQIFGTGADLFIVPGPGSAALDMAIGSLLPIGQSIIVGQNGFFGDRLTDIAEAHALNVVPLKAPIGQPLDPAALRLVCDAHPDARVVAITHHETSTTVLNPIRELAAAARAAGRVVVVDAVSSLGGVELPVDAWGIDVCVTASNKCLEGPAGLGFISVSPRAWEMVDDHPGAGHGWYLNLRTWRQYAKEWGAWHPTPVTVSSNTLLAVLTSLRAIARVGMPAHLAKYARAGRRVREGMIRMGFVPYVAESCSAPMVTAFHARPEFTVSEFSGWLLDERHIAISGGLGDLAGKIFRVGHLGRATSEEYLTEFLAAVEAFLWHRGLFPQQRGL, encoded by the coding sequence ATGACGGATCACGTAAAGCTCTTTATTCCGGGGCCGGGCGATGTGGACGACGAGGTGCTCGCCGCGATGGGGCAGCCGGTCCAGCGTCACTACGGCCCCGTGTGGAAGGCAACGTATGGCGAAGCCCAGACGCTGCTGAAGCAGATCTTCGGGACCGGCGCCGATCTGTTCATCGTGCCGGGGCCAGGCTCGGCCGCGCTCGACATGGCGATCGGCAGCCTCCTCCCCATCGGCCAGTCGATCATCGTCGGCCAGAACGGGTTCTTTGGCGACCGGCTGACCGATATCGCCGAAGCGCATGCGCTGAATGTCGTGCCGCTGAAGGCGCCGATTGGCCAGCCGCTCGATCCTGCTGCGTTGCGCCTGGTGTGCGACGCGCACCCGGACGCCAGAGTCGTGGCCATCACGCATCACGAGACCTCCACGACCGTCTTGAACCCGATCCGCGAACTGGCGGCGGCGGCACGCGCGGCCGGACGCGTTGTGGTCGTCGATGCGGTCTCGTCGCTCGGCGGCGTGGAGCTTCCGGTCGATGCGTGGGGCATTGATGTGTGCGTGACGGCGTCGAACAAGTGCCTCGAAGGGCCGGCCGGCCTCGGTTTCATCAGTGTCAGCCCGCGGGCGTGGGAGATGGTCGACGACCACCCTGGCGCCGGCCATGGGTGGTACCTGAACCTCAGGACATGGCGCCAGTACGCGAAGGAGTGGGGCGCGTGGCACCCGACGCCGGTCACCGTGTCGTCGAATACGCTGCTCGCCGTCCTCACCAGCCTGCGGGCGATTGCCCGCGTCGGGATGCCGGCGCACCTCGCGAAGTACGCCCGCGCCGGACGCCGCGTCCGCGAAGGCATGATCAGGATGGGGTTTGTGCCGTACGTGGCCGAGTCGTGCTCTGCGCCGATGGTCACGGCGTTTCACGCGCGGCCCGAGTTCACGGTGTCGGAATTCAGTGGGTGGCTGCTCGATGAGCGGCACATCGCGATCTCGGGGGGGCTTGGAGACCTGGCTGGCAAGATCTTCCGCGTGGGGCATCTCGGCAGAGCCACCAGCGAGGAGTACCTGACGGAATTCCTGGCCGCCGTCGAGGCGTTCCTGTGGCACAGGGGACTGTTCCCGCAGCAGAGGGGTTTGTAG
- a CDS encoding disulfide bond formation protein B, with product MRRNAIYSMLALAVLVLSLIPIGAAVFLFGFVYGDSPCVMCWEQRTGMVLVALTGLFVLRYGPRPKYLGLSVLLGAWGIFMGLRHTGMHAARDVGQGFSLEILGAHTYTWALFIFWVCTVTMGLLLMLLREGETPAEPRTLRPLESLAFSVFLVVVAGNIVQAFASTGPPPYMGQSDPIRFSFAPRHWVWSLEEWSPAPASLRGRWAIEKPGVAGLPADPAAGPLASLPVLPIREQRTLALPLRGSVTDLAYEQATNRFLVTTQSGVYITDGSLGRIARYTVVDPGFSIDLGRFAGAAFLERKIVMAVGENKSYVVLRENDQADADKNFRFFLESFDRFDEVSRSRLGTVRARMMYTMSLAFDPATRSIYTVTVPNAKVKRLVISRFDRRDLTLSEEFMPALAGEAGLRLSGDKRSLDEYYVTGATVDGGRLYAISAAYSTLLTIDLATHAVVAAHAIPGLDRPVGLAIKADEFYIVGEGGALAVVARPAEMAPGILQ from the coding sequence GTGAGACGCAACGCGATCTACTCGATGCTGGCGCTGGCCGTCCTCGTGCTGTCGCTCATCCCGATCGGCGCGGCGGTCTTCCTGTTCGGGTTCGTGTACGGCGACTCGCCGTGCGTGATGTGCTGGGAACAGCGCACGGGCATGGTGCTGGTCGCGCTGACGGGGCTGTTCGTACTCCGCTACGGACCGCGGCCGAAGTACCTCGGACTGTCGGTGCTGCTCGGCGCGTGGGGCATCTTCATGGGGCTGCGGCACACGGGGATGCACGCGGCGCGCGACGTGGGACAGGGCTTCAGCCTGGAAATCCTCGGCGCCCACACCTACACCTGGGCGCTCTTTATCTTCTGGGTCTGCACGGTCACCATGGGCCTGCTGCTGATGCTGCTGAGAGAAGGGGAGACGCCAGCCGAACCGCGCACGCTGCGCCCACTCGAATCGCTCGCCTTCAGCGTCTTTCTCGTGGTCGTGGCAGGCAACATCGTTCAGGCGTTCGCCAGCACCGGGCCGCCGCCGTACATGGGCCAGAGCGATCCGATCCGCTTCTCCTTCGCCCCGAGGCACTGGGTGTGGTCGCTCGAGGAGTGGTCGCCCGCACCCGCGTCGCTGCGCGGTCGATGGGCAATTGAGAAGCCGGGCGTGGCGGGCCTGCCGGCCGATCCGGCAGCCGGTCCGCTTGCCAGCCTCCCTGTGCTGCCGATTCGCGAGCAGCGCACGCTGGCCCTGCCCCTGCGGGGCTCGGTCACTGATCTGGCGTACGAGCAGGCCACCAATCGATTCCTCGTGACCACGCAATCAGGGGTCTACATTACTGATGGCTCGCTCGGACGGATCGCGCGGTACACAGTGGTCGACCCGGGGTTCTCTATCGACCTGGGTCGATTCGCAGGAGCCGCGTTCCTCGAGCGCAAGATCGTAATGGCGGTCGGCGAGAACAAGAGCTACGTGGTGCTGCGCGAGAACGACCAGGCGGACGCGGACAAGAACTTCCGGTTCTTCCTGGAATCATTCGACCGGTTCGACGAGGTGTCGCGGTCCCGTCTGGGGACGGTGCGCGCGCGGATGATGTACACGATGTCGCTCGCCTTCGATCCGGCGACCAGGTCGATTTACACTGTGACGGTGCCAAATGCGAAGGTCAAGCGCCTGGTGATCTCCCGCTTCGACCGGCGCGATCTGACCCTGTCGGAGGAGTTCATGCCGGCGCTGGCCGGGGAGGCCGGATTGCGGTTGAGCGGCGACAAGCGTTCGCTCGACGAGTACTACGTGACGGGGGCCACTGTCGATGGCGGCCGCCTGTACGCGATCAGTGCGGCATACAGCACACTGCTGACGATCGACCTCGCCACGCACGCCGTGGTGGCGGCGCATGCGATCCCCGGCCTCGATCGCCCGGTGGGCCTGGCAATCAAGGCCGACGAGTTCTACATCGTTGGCGAGGGCGGCGCCCTCGCCGTTGTGGCAAGACCCGCTGAAATGGCCCCCGGGATACTCCAATGA